One window from the genome of Solirubrobacterales bacterium encodes:
- a CDS encoding 1,4-dihydroxy-2-naphthoate polyprenyltransferase — protein MPTSRSGNPTSASTRSDRKVGTLSVWVKASRPKTLPAALAPVAVGTSLAAGPAGVFEPLVLIATIVGALFIQIGTNLSNDYEDARRGADTEDRVGPVRVTAGGLVPPKYVLYATWIAFAIAAVAGVYLVIEAGWELILIGAASIIAGVLYTGGPRPYGYIGLGEVFVFLFFGVVAVTGSYFVQTTVFAWEAVAVSIPVGLLACSLLMVNNIRDIDTDRRAGKKTLAVRLGREKMRTIFSATILIAFLLVPIVWLATGLTAWMNLALLALPLWAPLARTVRERTDGAALNKALGESARLELVFCVLLSIGLLLA, from the coding sequence ATGCCTACGTCGAGAAGCGGGAACCCGACTTCAGCAAGTACCCGAAGCGACCGTAAGGTGGGAACTCTCTCAGTATGGGTCAAGGCGTCGCGTCCCAAGACACTTCCGGCTGCGCTTGCTCCGGTCGCTGTCGGCACTTCTCTGGCTGCTGGCCCTGCTGGTGTTTTCGAGCCGCTGGTTCTGATCGCCACGATCGTTGGCGCACTGTTCATCCAGATCGGCACGAACCTTTCTAACGACTACGAAGACGCGCGTCGCGGCGCGGACACCGAGGATCGAGTTGGACCGGTTCGCGTGACGGCTGGCGGCCTTGTGCCGCCGAAGTACGTGCTGTACGCAACTTGGATCGCTTTCGCGATCGCTGCGGTCGCGGGCGTCTACCTGGTGATCGAGGCTGGATGGGAGCTGATCCTGATCGGCGCGGCTTCGATCATTGCCGGTGTGCTTTATACCGGAGGGCCGCGGCCGTACGGCTACATCGGGCTTGGCGAGGTCTTCGTGTTTCTCTTTTTCGGCGTGGTTGCCGTCACGGGTTCCTACTTCGTGCAGACAACAGTGTTCGCGTGGGAGGCCGTCGCCGTTTCGATTCCGGTTGGACTGCTCGCCTGCTCGCTGCTGATGGTCAACAACATCCGCGACATCGACACCGATCGCCGAGCTGGCAAGAAGACTTTGGCTGTGCGACTAGGGCGCGAGAAGATGCGCACGATCTTCAGCGCGACGATCCTGATCGCGTTCCTACTGGTTCCGATCGTATGGCTGGCTACTGGTCTGACTGCCTGGATGAACCTTGCTCTGCTCGCCTTACCGCTCTGGGCGCCGCTCGCTCGCACCGTCCGCGAGCGCACCGATGGTGCCGCACTCAACAAGGCCCTGGGCGAAAGCGCCCGCCTGGAACTGGTCTTTTGCGTGCTTCTTTCAATCGGATTGCTGCTCGCGTAA